The genomic DNA GCATGCCTCCGCGCCCGGCTGGCCCGCGATGAAGCTCAGCAGCCGCAGCCGTCCCGGGTCGGCAATCGCCTTGAAGGCGGTCGCGAGCGCCTCGGCGTCATCCCTCCCCAGGCGGGTCCGCAGCAGCGGCGCACAGCAGCGGGACGCCTTCTCTTTCATCGACATGAGGAGATATTGACATTAGTCGATGGGATGTGCAAGGGTATCGACATCCGTCGATGAAGGAGGACGACCCATGGCCCACAACACATTCCACGTCGCGCTCTACGTCCGCGACCTCGACGCCGCGATTGCCCGGTATCGGAAGCTGTTCGGTCAGGAGCCGGCCAAGGTTCGGCACGACTACGCCAAGTTCGAAATCAGCGACCCGCCTGTGATCCTGTCGCTCAACACCGGGGGCGAGCCAGGCACCGTGAGCCACCTCGGCATCCGCTACCCTAGCACCGGCGACGTGGCGTCGGAGATGGTCCGCACGAAGCACGAGGGTGTCGATCTCTTGGAGCAGAAGGGGACGACCTGCTGCTACGCGAAGGCCGACAAGTTTTGGGTCCGCGACGCGGACGGCATGCCGTGGGAGATGTACACCCTGATCGCGGACGCAGAGGCCGAGACGGCCGCCGACCAGTCGCTGCGGCGCTTCCTCGGACAGGAGATGAGCCGTTTGTAGCGCGGGCTTGGAGCCGACCGAAGTTCACCCCGAGATATGGTCAAGAGTTGTGGATCGCACCGAGGGGGCTGGCTCTCGCTCGATGGCCCCGGCTCGTGACCTGACGCACCATGTCCGTTCCGGACGCGACAATTCAGCGGGTCGCCTCGACGATGTGCCCCCACACCGAGAGGTAGCGGGCGGCCGGCGGGAAGCTTCGGAAGGCGAAGC from Deltaproteobacteria bacterium includes the following:
- a CDS encoding glyoxalase/bleomycin resistance/dioxygenase family protein, with protein sequence MGCARVSTSVDEGGRPMAHNTFHVALYVRDLDAAIARYRKLFGQEPAKVRHDYAKFEISDPPVILSLNTGGEPGTVSHLGIRYPSTGDVASEMVRTKHEGVDLLEQKGTTCCYAKADKFWVRDADGMPWEMYTLIADAEAETAADQSLRRFLGQEMSRL